The Thermoproteales archaeon DNA segment GGCCCCATCCCGGGGCCAAGCGCGACGCTTACGGCGTCTATGTCGTGGGAATTGCATTTTGCTTTTTCTATAGCTGCCTTGAGTAAGGATGGAAGTTTTTTACTATGATGTTCAGCTGCTTCTCTAGGGTGTATACCTCCCTTTGCAGGCCTGTATACGGACTTTTCATCGGCAATAATGCCTCTTTTAGATGAAAATATTCCAATGCCAACAGTATGTGCCGTGCTTTCTATTCCTAGAACTATTAACTCGTCCTTTTCTTTCATATCGAGATAAAACACAAATAAGCGTAATTAAAATTATGCCTTAACTACGTGTTGTTGATACAAAAATAGTAAATCCGCATCGTCCACAATGCCATCTTTCTCTAGGTGTCTTATGGTGTGCCATTATAGCACCGCAACGAGGGCAAACACGATTTTTCAATTCTATTGTGCCTTTTTCATAATCCCATTTGTATCTTTCATGTGCTTTGCTCATTTTCACCACCCTCCTTGGGAGTATTTCTCTTTATTATATGAGCAGGCTCTATTGATAAAGCTCTCTCTGCATTATCATATATATGTATTTTTGCTATACTGCGTCCAGTCCCATAATCAGTTTTTATTAGTCGTACATAGACGTTTTCTAAGGGCACTTTAAGCATGTCAGAAATTTTTCTTCTCAGTTGATATCTAGCTGGCGTTCCTTTACCCAAATGGTGAATTAATACTTTTAATTCGCGGCGACCTATTAAGCTGTTCTTAACGTCCTGAATTAATTCTAGCTCGTATTCCTCGCTCATTGACGTCACCACACCGCGTCTAATCCTAAATACTTCACTTTATATTAAATTTTCTATGACAGTTTGCTATAATCTCCTCTACGATAAACTTTCCTAGAGCGTTTTTCACATGTCGAGTAGAGATTATGACAACCATAGCATCGCTAGGCTGACCGTATAAAATAAAGCTATTTTCAGGCGAATCCATTACGCTTGGTATAGCTAACAAGTCTTCCTCGCCTTCAACAACGATAAGCACCTTTTTGCTTTCAATAGAATCATTGATCGCTTTATCAATGGTTTCCCAAGCTTTTGGCGAAATTGTAGATGGAGGATTCTCGATATTGTAGATTATATCGAAAAATCTTATTATCGGAGTTTTACGTTTTATTCGTTTAGTTCTATAATCAATAATGGACAAATTGGGATGTAGCCCGCCATTGATTACGTTTTGGGATACGACGTCTCCTACCGTGATTAATAGCTTCGGCTTGAATTCATCTAGTAATATTTTTAGTTTTTTAATGCTTTTATCTTCACGCTCAAATATTGCTATTCCCAGCGGAGTTCTGAGTATTTTTTTAACTTTTTCGTTAAAAAACAACGTCTCTTTTTTAGCGAACTTTAATTGCATACCTACCAGGTTTATTAATATCCAATTTTTCGGCTAAAACTGAATTTTCAACATCAAGAATAATGATCATTCCAATCCAATCAGTTGAAAAATCCCGACTTCCACAATTTGGGCAGATTTCTATTTTTGGTGGAATAAGCATCTTACAACGTCTACAAGCTTTTAATGAAACACCTATCTTTCTCATTGTTCACCGCCTTTTGCAGCTTTTGCCATTTCTCGAGCTTTTCTAATATCGTGTTCGATCCAGTCAAGCTGACCTAAGTAAGGTTGTCTCATAGTTAGGCCGATTTTTAACATTTTTGTTATACCGCTATAACTGATCTGGACTATGCGAGCGCGGACTTTGTCGCCCTTCCTTATTATTCTACCTGTTTTGGATCCTTGCATTAGGCTTTGTTCTCTATTGTAGGAGAAGTAGTCGTCGTGTATCTGTGATTTGTGTATAAAACCTTCTATAGGTCCTATTCTAACCAGTAATCCAAAATCTTCGACCATAATGACTTCGCCCTCAACGACTTCTTTATCCACAGGTGTGTATACGAGCGCGTTAAAGGTCGCAGTATGGTAAACAGCTCCATCTCCATGAGTAATCTTTCCAATAGGGTTTAC contains these protein-coding regions:
- a CDS encoding DUF359 domain-containing protein — its product is MQLKFAKKETLFFNEKVKKILRTPLGIAIFEREDKSIKKLKILLDEFKPKLLITVGDVVSQNVINGGLHPNLSIIDYRTKRIKRKTPIIRFFDIIYNIENPPSTISPKAWETIDKAINDSIESKKVLIVVEGEEDLLAIPSVMDSPENSFILYGQPSDAMVVIISTRHVKNALGKFIVEEIIANCHRKFNIK
- a CDS encoding DNA-directed RNA polymerase encodes the protein FKMVKMKDVIRIPPRMFSLPLEESAYLVLKEKLEGKIIKDLGLIIDIIDVDVNPIGKITHGDGAVYHTATFNALVYTPVDKEVVEGEVIMVEDFGLLVRIGPIEGFIHKSQIHDDYFSYNREQSLMQGSKTGRIIRKGDKVRARIVQISYSGITKMLKIGLTMRQPYLGQLDWIEHDIRKAREMAKAAKGGEQ
- a CDS encoding DNA-directed RNA polymerase, subunit E'', whose amino-acid sequence is MRKIGVSLKACRRCKMLIPPKIEICPNCGSRDFSTDWIGMIIILDVENSVLAEKLDINKPGRYAIKVR
- a CDS encoding 30S ribosomal protein S24e; this translates as MSEEYELELIQDVKNSLIGRRELKVLIHHLGKGTPARYQLRRKISDMLKVPLENVYVRLIKTDYGTGRSIAKIHIYDNAERALSIEPAHIIKRNTPKEGGENEQST
- a CDS encoding 30S ribosomal protein S27ae, with the protein product MSKAHERYKWDYEKGTIELKNRVCPRCGAIMAHHKTPRERWHCGRCGFTIFVSTTRS